A genomic stretch from Candidatus Ishikawaella capsulata Mpkobe includes:
- the yihA gene encoding ribosome biogenesis GTP-binding protein YihA/YsxC, translating into MSAIKYHCTHFVTSAPNINVLPKNQGIEIAFIGYSNVGKSSTINTLTNKNRLAYISKYPGSTKLINLFKVSIGKYIVDLPGYGYSKLPIDIQKNINNIIKKYLTYRKQLTGLVIVMDIRYPLKPLDLKVISWAIKSKISVLILLTKADKLKPSQCIFQLNKVKNFTLSMSATIKVAIFSSLKKIGRKELNAILNSWFLRMN; encoded by the coding sequence ATGTCTGCTATTAAATATCATTGCACTCATTTTGTAACTAGTGCACCAAATATTAATGTTCTTCCGAAGAATCAGGGTATTGAAATTGCTTTTATTGGATACTCTAATGTAGGTAAATCAAGTACAATTAATACATTAACAAATAAAAATAGACTTGCCTATATTAGTAAATATCCTGGATCTACTAAACTAATAAACTTGTTTAAAGTATCTATAGGAAAATATATTGTTGATTTACCTGGTTATGGCTATAGTAAATTGCCAATAGATATTCAAAAAAATATTAATAATATTATAAAAAAATATTTAACCTACAGAAAACAATTAACAGGTTTAGTAATAGTAATGGATATTCGCTATCCTTTAAAACCGTTAGATTTAAAAGTTATATCATGGGCAATAAAATCTAAGATATCAGTACTTATACTGTTAACTAAAGCTGATAAATTAAAGCCTAGTCAATGTATATTTCAATTAAATAAAGTAAAAAATTTTACTTTATCTATGTCTGCTACTATAAAAGTAGCAATTTTTTCTTCGCTTAAAAAAATAGGAAGAAAAGAACTTAATGCTATTCTTAATTCTTGGTTTCTACGCATGAATTAA